A stretch of DNA from Methanolinea mesophila:
GCGACTATCCTATGACCTTTATCGACGTCTTCACCGACTTCCCGGCGATCTCGTGTCTCGGAGCCCAGAAGGCAGGATGGACGGTAAAGCATAACAACTACTTCGCGATGGGAAGCGGCCCGGCAAGGGCGCTCTCGCTCAAGCCCAAGCACACCTATGAAGTCATCGAGTACGAAGACGACTTCGACTCCGCGGTGATCGCGCTGGAGAGCGACCATCTCCCCAACCAGGAGGTAATGGCAAAGATCGCGGAAGAGGCAGGGGTCGATGTGGCCAACGTCTGTGCGGTGGTGGCCCCCACGGCATCACTCGTAGGTTCGATCCAGGTGGCAGGAAGGTGCGTGGAGACCGCCATCTACAAGCTGAACGAGCTCGGGTTCGATACCAAGAAGATCACCGCCGGGTTCGGGACCGCCCCCGTGCCACCGGTAAAGAAGGACGCAACCCGGGCGATGGGCACGACCAACGACGCCACGATCTACCACGGCCGGATCATGCTCACCATGAAGGCCCCCGAGATCAAGGACTACCTGGACAGGATCCCGAGCAACAAGTCGAAGGGTTATGGAAAGCCGTTTTATGATATCTTCAAGGAAGCGAACTTCGACTTCTACCAGATCGATACCTCGCTCTTCTCGCCCGCGGAAGTGGTGATCAACGAGCTTACCGAGGGCAAGGTATACCACGTCGGCGCGGTGAACCCCGAAGTGACCCTCAAGTCCTTCGGTCTGATCTAATACCTTTTTTATTCCTATTTTCCAGAACGTAACTATGCCCCCGTTCCGCGACGCCTGGGATACCGGATACCGTACCAGGGGAAGGGTCTGGGGGGGGAGCCCGGGACTCGTCCCGGAACTCCCGGCAGAAGGCCGGATTCTGGAACTGGGCTGCGGTGACGGAAAAACCCTTTCGTTCCTGGTCGCTGCCCCTGCCATTTCACAGGCAGATACCCCCGTCTCAACTACCGCTCCCCCCAGTGAATATCCCGAATTAGGCCAGGACAGAGAACTTCGGGCCCCGGCCGGAGAACTACCCAGGTCACCGCTGTTAAAAGGAGATCAGATCCCTGTCACGATGGTCTCAAACGGAAACCCTGTGGAAATAGTCGGGGCTGATTTCTCGCGCGAGGCACTCCGGCTCTGTAGGGCAAGATCAACTTTTAGATCGGTGCGTTTCGTCGCTGCCGATGCAAGGTGCCTCCCGTTCCGGGACGGAATATTCTCCCTCGTGCTGATGCTCCACGTCGCAGGGCATGTCACAAAACGGGGAAGAGAGGCCGTGGCCCGCGAAGCGTCGAGGGTCCTCACGCCGGAAGGAGAGCTGTATTTCGCAGGATTTGCCCGGGGAGACATGCGGGAAGGAAAGGGACCCGAAATTGAGCCGCACACCTTCCGGAGAAATGACGGGACCATAACCCACTATTTCACCGAAGATGAGGTGAGAGAACTCTTTTCGTCGCTCGACCCTGTCAGGGTGGAGACCCGGAAATGGGAGCTCCGGGTCAGGGGGCTCTCCCACCCCCGGGCGGAGATAAACGCTTATTTTAAAAAAGATTGAGCCAAAGCCCGCGGGCGGACATGCCCGGCTTCCTGCCCGGAATCAACAATATTAATACCCACAGGGGCGACATTATCAGGCAGCGTGGGCCCGTGGTCTAGTCGGTTATGACGTCGCCCTTACACGGCGGAGGTCGCCGGTTCGAATCCGGCCGAGCCCATCCGTTTCTCGCAGCATTGTTCACTTCCCCATCGCAATCTTCCGCATCAGTGCCATGATCCCGGGGGGAACGTCCTTCCGCGGTTTGATGCCGAACGGTCCGGCCTCGAGCGGGTTCGAATCGAACATCTCTTTATTGAGCCGGTCGCTGATCTCGCCGAAGATCCTTTTGTACGCAACGCAGTGGGGGTCGACCCCACTGATCAATCCTTCGGTGGGGGCTATGGCGTTGTAAGGACACCCGCCACGACAATACCTGATGTGCGGGCAGGCCCCGCACTCCCTATCGACATAATCGGAATATTCGCGCATCAGCCTGCCCGGAGGGGAGTCGGCCAGCTCATCCGCGGTGGGGCGGTCCCGGACATTGCCCATCACCCATTCGGGCATCCCCACGAACCGGTAACAGGGATAGATGCTGCCGTCCGGCCCGATGGCGAAGGTGTTCCCCATGCAGTCGGCAAAGGTGCACACGTTCCCTCTCCGGGTGATGACACACCGAACCAGGTCGTTGATATTCATCACCTCGATCTCGTCCAGGTGTTCGAGGGCCTCCTCAAGCAGGTACACGAGGAGGTCCCCGTACGCTTCCGGCGCGAGGGCCCATCTGCGGGGGTTATCGTCGCGGAGCGACGGCAGGGCAGGGTGGAGCTTGAGGACGAACCCGTTCTCCATGAAAAACCGGAATATCTCCCGCCTGTACTGCACCGAGTACGAGGTGAAGGTGCAGATGAACCGGACCTCGAGACCGTTCTTGGTGGCCACCCGGTATCCCTTCATCGTCTTCTCGAAATACCCGTCTCCCCTCTGCACATCGTTGATCTCCTCGGGCCCGTCGATACTTGAACCGAGGGGGACATGATACTCCGCGAGGATACGGGCGAGCTCGGGGGTCATTCTCCAGAGGTTGGTCTGCATGGCGAACGAGGGCTTCATGTGGGCAAGTCCGTTGGAGAGGAGGGGGAGTGCCTCCCGGTAGAACTCCGGACCCGCGAGGAGCGGCTCGCCGCCATGGAACGTGATGGTGACAGGCTCGTTACGGAAATCCTTGAGCCACTCCACCACCTCCTTCACCGTGTCGATGCTCATGACCGGGGAGCCTTCCTCACTGCTCCAGCAGTAATGGCACCGGGAAGGACACCCCAGGGTGGGGATGAGCATGATGTGGAAGGGGGTCTTCATTAATCAATGAATTTTAGGCCGCCCTCCACGATTAATGCTTGCGTCCCGCACCGCCAGGCCTTGAGAGGGCTGTTTGAAATTCTCCCTGAATGAGCCGGTTCAGGGAATTGAACATAAAAATTCCGGCTTTTTAGACTTCCTTTAAGTCGGCCTCAGTGACAGATCAGGGAACCTGGAAAAACGCCAAAAATTTAAAAGATTATGGAAGGGGCGCCGGATATGAGGTGTTGACCCCAGTAATCTCGTTGAGGTAGACTCCGGACCCGACCCACCAGGTCTCGTCGACCGGAAGGACATACCCGATCTTCATCTCGATCAGGTTGTTGTCGTCAGGGTTCGGCCACATGAATACCACGTACCCCCCGCCGTCCGCGGCGGTGTGTGCCAGGGCACGGATGACCTCCATTCCGAACGGGCCCTGGTACCCGGATAAATCCTTCCCGATCTTTTCCGGGATGTAGGGGTGAGCAAGGAGGGTGCCGTTATAATCGTAGGCGTAAAGATAGTGACCTTTCGCATCGACAAACCTACCGGACTTGTTCGAGATTTCCAAAAACGCTGCGTCTTTTCCATTCATTTGCCCATAGGCCACCCCCTTTTCAACGAGATCGATCATCTCCGCTACCGGTCCTGGAACCTGGTCCGCCCCTTCAAGGTCGGAGAAATATATCCCTGATCCTATCCACCAGTCCTCACCAGCCGGAGAGGCGAACCCGATCTTGGGGACGTAAGAATCCCGTGCCGCTTCGTCGATTACCCCACCCTCAGGAGCAGGATAAAGATATGCGAAAAATCCCCCGCCGTTCGAAGCGGTGTACTCACCGATCCTGATCACCGGAAGACCACGTATATCGGTGAAGTTATTCCTGTTCTGTCCCACTTCATCGGATTGGTACGGGTGGGCAAGGAGGATGCCATTGTCGTCATAGGCATAGACGTACACGTCTCCATGGGAGAACATCCCCTCTTTTTTGGAGAATTCGATAAGCGCGGCGTCCTTACCCACGGAGTGCGCATATGCCGAGGCGTTCTCCACGAGGTCCCTGAGCTGGCCGGGGGAGTACCGGGGGTGCTCACTCCCGGTCTGGCCTGCAGGGGTATCGGGAACGGTGCCTGGACTGCCGCTGCACCCTGCGGACCACGCGGCACCGATGACAAGGAGAATCAGAGTTCCCGTAAAAAAATATCCCTTCATGGAAAAATTTTGGACGAATCTTGGGAAAAACAGATCGAAACGCAAACGGGTATACTGCCGTCAGGTTATCCCTGTTTCTTCGGCCTGACCTCTTTCTTCTCCGCACCGCACCGATCACACCGGTAACGGTATTCGATAACGTTCGAGGAAAACTGTGAAGAGGAAGAGATCTTCTTCCACCGGTGGCTGCCGAGCCTGCACAAAAAATTCATGAAACGGTACCGGGACCGTGCCAAGACCGGGCCGTTACCTCAACCCCTTTTTTTCTTTCAGCCCGACAATGGTACGGTTCACCATCTTCGCTTCTTCGGTCTTGCCCATCTTCATAAGGGCCAGGCCCATGTTGTTCCAGGCCTCGAGGTATTCCGGGTCCAGCGAAAGTGCCTGGGCATAACATTTGATCGCATTCTCGTACTCCCCCCGCTTGAAATAATCGTTCCCTGCATCTTTCCACATTTCAGGCGTTTTAGCACTTCCGTTCGGAGTCATATCAGGTGTTGTCGGCGAACCTCGTATCGGTACTATGTCGGTCCTTTCATATAAGAATTGCCGGGAATCGCCCGAAACAACAAATCCGGCAATGAAACGCGACCAGGAATAATCTCCCACCCATTGACATGCAAAATCCCTGTATTTTCTTCCAAACACCTGAAGAGTCCTGGTGCGTCAGACGCATCAAAAAAGATGCAGAAATAACCATTTTCAAAGTGTTGGTTTATATACTGGATGACAAAAGTGAAGGTGTTGGTGCACCGGTTCCGCGGGCGACGCAGGCCTGAAAAAAGCACTATACAATCAAGGTGGCATCAATATAGGCAGTACTCCAGACTTAGCATGACGGGGCGGTTCCCGGTACACCACATTCAGATAATACATACTGATAAAAAATGTATCGGATCTAATCGGGTGCCGCTTTGCCCCCCGATCCTTTATCTTCTCATTTTGCGTGAGAATTTCGAAATTAAAGAGTTATAGGTTTCCAATCAGGAAGTCTTCGCCGGGATGATCTCTTCCACGGTGATCCTGAACTGGAGATCTTTTCCTGCCAGGGGACTGTTCTCATCCACGGTGACGGTGTCCTCGGTGATGTTGGAGAACCGCAGGTATCCATGAGTTCCGTCCGGGAGCGCATACTCGAAAACAGGCTCCATACCCGGATAGTCGAGCTCCCTGATGGCTCCCGCATCTTCCATCGCCTGCACGCTTGCGAGCACCTTGTCCGCAGGGAGGGTGTTCACCAGCTCGGGACGGTTGGGGCCATAGGCCTGTTCGGCGGGGATTATCACTGTCTTTGTCTCTCCTGCCGCCATTCCGACGACAGCCGAATCAAATCCCGAGATCATCGACCCTGAGCCCACTACGAACTCGAGGGGTGTACTGTTCTCGTTCGTCTCGAAGACCGCGTTTCCCGGTAGAGAAACCGCGTAATATACCTTGACCGTATCTCCCGCCTTGACCGTTGCAGGCGCGGAAGTGCACCCCGCACCCAGTGTGGCCAGGAGAAGGGCACATCCGATAAGAACTGCAATGTACCCGTTCTTCCGCTGAAGTCCGCGTGATCTTCTGATCATAAAAGTACTATTTGCACACTGCATACCCTTTAATCTCTCCTTTGGATACCAGTGGCCACAAGGAGGACGCAACGGTCATACCTGCTCCGCGATCCGGATTGCCCCGTTGTATGCTATTTGCAGGAGCATTCCAATCCTCCCGGGAGCACGATTGCACCCTATAAATAAGATCAGGGAGAAACCATACGTGGTTTATCATGGCAGATGAGGGCTACAGGGAATCCTCGGTCGGCGGGAGTAAAGTCCAGTGGGACCCGGAGCAGATGCGGAAGATCAGCGAACATCCCTGCTTTTCGGAGAAAGCCTGTCACGCGTTCGGGCGCTGCCATCTCCCTGTCGCTCCGGCGTGTAATATCCAGTGCAACTACTGCGTCCGCGATTTCGATTGCGTGAACGAGAGCCGCCCCGGGGTAACCAGCGAGGTACTTGACCCCGAGGAGGCGGTGGAACTTGTGCGAAAAGCCATGGACAAGTTCCCCTATATCAAGGTCATCGGGATCGCGGGACCGGGCGAGCCGCTGGCAAACGAGGCCACATTCGAGACGCTTCGGAGGCTGAAGGAAGAGTTCCCCCACGTGATCAAATGCATCTCCACAAACGGGCTCCTTCTCCCGGAGAAGATAGACCTTCTCGAGAAGTACGATGTAGGAAACGTCACCGTCACCCTCAATGCCATCGATCCTGAGATCGGGGCTAAAATATACCAGTTCGTGACCTATAAGGGGAAGAGGTACGAGGGAATCGAGGGCGCCCGAATCCTCCTTGAAAACCAGCTCAAGGGGATACAGATGGCGGTCGGGAGGAAGATGATCGTAAAGATCAACACCGTGTATATCCCCGGTGTGAACGAGGACCACATCCCGGAGATCGCCAAAAAAGCGGGAGAGATGGGTGTGTATACCTTCAACGTGATCCCCCTCATCTCCCAGTATAAATTCGCCGATATCGCACCTCCCACCCCCGAGATGAAGCGGAAGATGCAGGACGCGTGCGCGAAGTACGTACGCCAGATGAGGCATTGCCAGCGGTGCAGGTCCGACGCCATCGGAAAGCTCGGCCAGGACGTCCAGGGCTGCCTTTACGAGAACAAGTAATTCAAATTTTTTTTATTTTTATATCTATCCGCCCTGGCCGGTGGCACTTTGCGTCCGCCCTGGCAAGGCACCAAACAGGGCCGGTTGCGTCTCACTCATGAAAGATTGCCCGGCTATTCAATCCTCTGCTCCGGACCATTGTTGAAAATGAGAGGTTTTCCTTACTAGCGTGCGGACTGCGCAGTGATGATCTGGTCGAGGTAGCTGATCACCGGCATGAGCTGGTCGGGCACTCCGGTTGTCTGGGTGATTACGGTCTGGTTCTCGTAGGTGATCCGGTAGGTGAAGTAGTCCGCCCCGGGGGTAGGTGCAGGGTATGTCCCGTTGAGCGATTCGAACCCTGCGATGGCGAATACGTCCCTCAGCCGGTCCACATCCCCGGATGAAAGTTCAAATTCCCCTGAACCGGTCCAGGTGGAATAGATCGCCTGCCCGTTCTCGAATACAACCAGGTGGTCGCTGACCCCTGCGATACCCCCCGTCCGTACGTAATCGACCAGGATGGAGGGAGGGTTTTCCGGAGTTGTCGGTTCGCCAGGCTCGTTCACGCATCCGGCAAACACCACCGATGCACAGAGGACTACGAGAAGCCCGAAGAACACACCTCTCCCGCACCGTTTCACCGATCTATCGGTATCCCCCGCGACACCCTTCATGCCACGATTTGGTCTCGTCATGTATCATCCCTGGATACGGGATCTTTCCCTGATCTTCCTGTTCAATCTCAATGATTATATCATTATCTCACCGGGAATCGCTCAAATCGGTGATAAAAGAGATCGATCATCCTCCCGGGACGAGTGAGCGGAAGATCGCGTCAGCCACGCCGGCATGAATCGTGCACGGGGGATTATATCTCCAGGACTTCTTCTTTCTCGGCTTTCGATCCCTTTTTCCCGGGAGCGACCTCCTCGATCGATTCCAGGAGGGCCTCCACCTTCTCATTATTGAAGAGTTCACGGAAGGCGGAGAGCTCACCTCGTCCCATGATCATAATACCCTTCTTCTTCATGGGCGCACCTTTCTCGTTCGGAGGATTGATCTCTATGGCAAGTGACGCCGGCCTGCTTTTCGTCTGGGGGAGTCTGATGATCGAGACCCCTTTAAGTGTGGTGTTCTTCCGCTCCCAGTCTTCTCCAGTTTCCAGGAATGCCCGCAGGCTCTGTGTAAGTTCCATGAGCACAACTGCGGCACACGGGTATTAAAGTCTATTGCGCGGAGGATGAAAGAGGTACGGAGCAGTTAATGGCGGTGGGTGAACTCACCCGGATCTGGAGAGATCGGTCGCCGGACCGGGATCGGCGCGAATGAATAAAATTCCTGATTTCACTACCGGAACAACACGGGGACAAGAACAATCTCCCTATCCCGGGGGGGAGCGGGGAACTGTTGAAGCCTGATCTCTTCGAGTTCTATATCGGTTCGTTTCACGGCACTTCCTGTCACGCGAAGTGGACCGGTACCTCGCTCCGGTTCGAGCGATCAAGAGGGGGGAATTTTAACGGAACAGTCAGCGAGTTATTCCCCTCCGGTGGTGAATGACAGCGATTCCGTCGTGATCTTGAGGAAAATGACTGTTTTTCCTGGAGTGGCGAATACCTTTCGCCACATGGGTGCTCCGACGCCACATTCTGGTTTTTCCGGATCATGATCGACGGCAATCGCCTGGAGACCCGGGGAACGGGTGTTATCCACCGAATGGCGATCCCGGACCTTCGCCAGAGTTCAGAGCCTTCCTCACTGCCTTTTCGAGGCTCGTCGCCGGTTCCTGAAATACCCGGACCTGCCTTTACCCGCAGCAATTTAAGCCGGGCGAAGGAATTTCTGAGGGTAGTGCCATGGACACCCTTACGCTTCGCCCGGACCAGCCGTTCTCTCTCGACCATACTCTCTCCTGCGGCCAGGTATTCCGGTGGGAGAAGGACGGAGGCTGGTGGTACGGCATCGTAGACCAAAACGTCATCAGGGTCCGGCAGAGGGGTAGGAAACTGTCCTGGCAGGGAGCCGACGAAGCCCAGATCCGTCACTACTTCCAGCTGGACCTCGACCTTCCCGCGATCCTGACGGTCATCGCACACGATCCCCTGGTCCGGGACGCGGTAGCCAGGTGCAACGGGCTCCGGATCGTTGCCCAGCCCCCCTGGGAATGTCTCGCGTCCTATATCTGCGCGACGTATACCAATATCCCGGTGATAAAAAAGCGGATAGCACTTTTCTCCGCAAGGTATGGCGAAGAGATCCCGTTCAGGGGAAAAACCTACCATGCATTCCCGACGCCGGAGGCGCTGGCCGAAGCCGGAGAGTGCGACCTCAGGGAGTGCAGAATGGGATACCGGGCCCCCTACCTGTGCGACACCGCAGGGATCATCGCCGGAGACCCGGGGTGGGAGCAAAGAGTCTCCCTGCTTCCCTATCCCGATGCCCGGAAAGAGCTCCTGCGACTGAAGGGCGTTGGGAAGAAGGTTGCGGACTGCGTGCTCCTCTTTGCATTCCAGAAATACGAGGCGTTCCCTGTGGA
This window harbors:
- the mch gene encoding methenyltetrahydromethanopterin cyclohydrolase translates to MLSVNELALEIFENLAEYAEEFNAAYHELDNGARIVDCGVSVKGGYAAGRAFTEICMGGLGEVNFRMGHIGDYPMTFIDVFTDFPAISCLGAQKAGWTVKHNNYFAMGSGPARALSLKPKHTYEVIEYEDDFDSAVIALESDHLPNQEVMAKIAEEAGVDVANVCAVVAPTASLVGSIQVAGRCVETAIYKLNELGFDTKKITAGFGTAPVPPVKKDATRAMGTTNDATIYHGRIMLTMKAPEIKDYLDRIPSNKSKGYGKPFYDIFKEANFDFYQIDTSLFSPAEVVINELTEGKVYHVGAVNPEVTLKSFGLI
- a CDS encoding class I SAM-dependent methyltransferase, with the translated sequence MPPFRDAWDTGYRTRGRVWGGSPGLVPELPAEGRILELGCGDGKTLSFLVAAPAISQADTPVSTTAPPSEYPELGQDRELRAPAGELPRSPLLKGDQIPVTMVSNGNPVEIVGADFSREALRLCRARSTFRSVRFVAADARCLPFRDGIFSLVLMLHVAGHVTKRGREAVAREASRVLTPEGELYFAGFARGDMREGKGPEIEPHTFRRNDGTITHYFTEDEVRELFSSLDPVRVETRKWELRVRGLSHPRAEINAYFKKD
- a CDS encoding TIGR04083 family peptide-modifying radical SAM enzyme; amino-acid sequence: MKTPFHIMLIPTLGCPSRCHYCWSSEEGSPVMSIDTVKEVVEWLKDFRNEPVTITFHGGEPLLAGPEFYREALPLLSNGLAHMKPSFAMQTNLWRMTPELARILAEYHVPLGSSIDGPEEINDVQRGDGYFEKTMKGYRVATKNGLEVRFICTFTSYSVQYRREIFRFFMENGFVLKLHPALPSLRDDNPRRWALAPEAYGDLLVYLLEEALEHLDEIEVMNINDLVRCVITRRGNVCTFADCMGNTFAIGPDGSIYPCYRFVGMPEWVMGNVRDRPTADELADSPPGRLMREYSDYVDRECGACPHIRYCRGGCPYNAIAPTEGLISGVDPHCVAYKRIFGEISDRLNKEMFDSNPLEAGPFGIKPRKDVPPGIMALMRKIAMGK
- a CDS encoding cache domain-containing protein, yielding MKGYFFTGTLILLVIGAAWSAGCSGSPGTVPDTPAGQTGSEHPRYSPGQLRDLVENASAYAHSVGKDAALIEFSKKEGMFSHGDVYVYAYDDNGILLAHPYQSDEVGQNRNNFTDIRGLPVIRIGEYTASNGGGFFAYLYPAPEGGVIDEAARDSYVPKIGFASPAGEDWWIGSGIYFSDLEGADQVPGPVAEMIDLVEKGVAYGQMNGKDAAFLEISNKSGRFVDAKGHYLYAYDYNGTLLAHPYIPEKIGKDLSGYQGPFGMEVIRALAHTAADGGGYVVFMWPNPDDNNLIEMKIGYVLPVDETWWVGSGVYLNEITGVNTSYPAPLP
- a CDS encoding tetratricopeptide repeat protein: MWKDAGNDYFKRGEYENAIKCYAQALSLDPEYLEAWNNMGLALMKMGKTEEAKMVNRTIVGLKEKKGLR
- a CDS encoding FKBP-type peptidyl-prolyl cis-trans isomerase; translation: MIRRSRGLQRKNGYIAVLIGCALLLATLGAGCTSAPATVKAGDTVKVYYAVSLPGNAVFETNENSTPLEFVVGSGSMISGFDSAVVGMAAGETKTVIIPAEQAYGPNRPELVNTLPADKVLASVQAMEDAGAIRELDYPGMEPVFEYALPDGTHGYLRFSNITEDTVTVDENSPLAGKDLQFRITVEEIIPAKTS
- the nifB gene encoding nitrogenase cofactor biosynthesis protein NifB → MADEGYRESSVGGSKVQWDPEQMRKISEHPCFSEKACHAFGRCHLPVAPACNIQCNYCVRDFDCVNESRPGVTSEVLDPEEAVELVRKAMDKFPYIKVIGIAGPGEPLANEATFETLRRLKEEFPHVIKCISTNGLLLPEKIDLLEKYDVGNVTVTLNAIDPEIGAKIYQFVTYKGKRYEGIEGARILLENQLKGIQMAVGRKMIVKINTVYIPGVNEDHIPEIAKKAGEMGVYTFNVIPLISQYKFADIAPPTPEMKRKMQDACAKYVRQMRHCQRCRSDAIGKLGQDVQGCLYENK
- a CDS encoding DNA-3-methyladenine glycosylase family protein — translated: MDTLTLRPDQPFSLDHTLSCGQVFRWEKDGGWWYGIVDQNVIRVRQRGRKLSWQGADEAQIRHYFQLDLDLPAILTVIAHDPLVRDAVARCNGLRIVAQPPWECLASYICATYTNIPVIKKRIALFSARYGEEIPFRGKTYHAFPTPEALAEAGECDLRECRMGYRAPYLCDTAGIIAGDPGWEQRVSLLPYPDARKELLRLKGVGKKVADCVLLFAFQKYEAFPVDVWIRKILTARYPGAAGSGRDEDIAAFGRQTFGPYAGYAQEYLFCNRENIGIEEDNG